Within the Glycine max cultivar Williams 82 chromosome 12, Glycine_max_v4.0, whole genome shotgun sequence genome, the region ACCAACAACAAATCTACACAATTTGCAAGCAAGGAAAGCTCACAAGCCTAGGCATCATCACTCCAATTAAATGTCTCGGCAATTAAATTCAAACTAGATAACCTCAGCAGCAACAGAATTCAAATTCTTCGAATTGGAACCAGAAACCCCATCCTGTTTCGAAGTAGTCTCACTCTGACCTAAAATCTGGCCTTTACTCAAGCCTAATGCATCCTTGTCGCTCCAACAAGGCCGGTACAGATTCCTCCCTCTTATGGAATATCTTCCACTCCCAAACCTGCTGGAGCTACCAGAAACTTGTTCAGCTGACTTAGAACTATGTTCCACCCCATCCGCATCTCTAAGAAATTCGGGCTCCTCAGTGGTAGCCATCAAGTCCATCAAGTTGCTGCTGAACCCCAAATCAGAGTACACCCTCCTAGAATACCTCATTGCAGACTTTGACAACCTGCCATCCAAAGCATCAAACTTTCCTTCCTCCACACCTTCCAGCCTAGAACTGAATTGACCATAATTCCttgccgccgccgccgccgcttCCACTGGGCGCCCTGCAATCTCAGCCATCATGCAAGGGTTGTTAAAACCATTCCACGAATGAAGAGGCACCAATTTACACAACCCACAAAGCCAAGTAACAAGCTCCTTCATAGAGGGCCTTCTCTCCCTACAAGACCTCACACACTTGGCAGCAATCACAGCCAACTGCTTCCTCACAATCGGATCCTTGGGGGGTGCTATTCTAGGATCATAAACAGCCAACAATTTCCCTTTCTTAATAAGAGGAATAGCCCAATCCACAATGGAAGGAGGTGAATAAGTGATATCAATAGCCTTCCTTCCACTTATAATCTCCAACAACAAAATCCCAAAACTAAAAACATCAGTTTTGGTGCTTAAATTATCAGGAGTGACATAACAAGGATCAAGATAGCCCATGGTGCCAGCAGGAGGAGTAGACCTGAGTCTGTAATCATCAACATGGCCTCTTAAGGCCAAACCAAAATCACCTAACCTTGCATTGTAGCTGCGGTCGATGAGAACATTAGCAGACTTGATATCACGGTGAATCACAG harbors:
- the LOC100819674 gene encoding serine/threonine-protein kinase-like protein At3g51990 — protein: MMGYLYLSCRAESAVSTSNSVSSSKEKSSSIKIQEFLYSDLEAATNGFSDRKLLGKGSHGYVYKAVVRGRPVAVKRPSRPQHHHNNVPQRPVSCSSSSAPSEVDNEIDILSKIQSPRLVNLVGFTNDSRDRLLVVEFMSNGTLYDVLHSSPRPPNWGRRIRLALQTAKAIDTLHSSTPPVIHRDIKSANVLIDRSYNARLGDFGLALRGHVDDYRLRSTPPAGTMGYLDPCYVTPDNLSTKTDVFSFGILLLEIISGRKAIDITYSPPSIVDWAIPLIKKGKLLAVYDPRIAPPKDPIVRKQLAVIAAKCVRSCRERRPSMKELVTWLCGLCKLVPLHSWNGFNNPCMMAEIAGRPVEAAAAAARNYGQFSSRLEGVEEGKFDALDGRLSKSAMRYSRRVYSDLGFSSNLMDLMATTEEPEFLRDADGVEHSSKSAEQVSGSSSRFGSGRYSIRGRNLYRPCWSDKDALGLSKGQILGQSETTSKQDGVSGSNSKNLNSVAAEVI